The segment CCTAAGCTTCATAGCCGACCTCCTAAAACCGAATATTATAAATTTATTTTAACAAAAATGTACGTGTTTAATCAAGCGAATGCCGCTCCCCCAACAGCCTGACCGCAAACACTTGATCGCAAAAGCCCCGCAGTCCGTTATACACCCGCTGCATTCTCGAATCATGCTCGATCAGCCCAAACACTGTCGGCCCGCTTCCGCTCATCAGCACCGCATCAGCTCCGAACCGTTTCATTTGCTCTTTAATATGCGCAACTTCCGGATATTTTTTTAAGGTCACTTCCTCCAACACGTTGCCGACCAACCGGCAAATGCCCTCATAATCTTGCCGTTCGATCGCTTTCACCATTGCATCGACATCCGGATGGCAGACATGCTCAAGCTGCAAATTTCGGTACACATCGGCCGTCGACACGCCAATTGGGGGCTTGGCCAACACCACCCAGCATGGCGGCGGCGACGGGATGGGGGTGATGATTTCGCCGCGCCCGGTCGCCACAGCTGTTCCGCCGTAGACGCAAAACGCAACATCCGAGCCGATTTGCGCACCAAGCTCAGCCAATTCCCGGACGGTCAATCCGAGCTGCCAAAGCTTGTTGAGCCCGCGCAACGTTGCGGCCGCGTCGCTGCTTCCCCCTGCCAGGCCGGCCGCCACCGGAATATGCTTCGTAATCGAAATGGCCACCCCTTGGCGGATCGAAAACGTCTCCTTCATCAGTTTCGCCGCCTGGTACGCCAAATTGCGGCAATCATCCGGCACAAAGCGGTTTTGCGACACAATGCGGATCACATCCTCCTCAGGCAGCGGAATAAGCTCAATGCGGTCCGCCAAATCGATCGTCGTCATCACCATTTTCACTTCATGGTAGCCATCGGGGCGTTTATAAAGAACATCAAGTGATAAATTAATTTTTGCCGGCGCTTTGATCGACAGCCTCACTCATCTTCACCTACTTCCACGCACATTGATGATAAACGGCTTCTGGCCAGCCGCCTATCCGCCCGTTGTTTCCTATTTTCAGCGTTTTCCCGCGTGACATT is part of the [Flavobacterium] thermophilum genome and harbors:
- the ispE gene encoding 4-diphosphocytidyl-2-C-methyl-D-erythritol kinase, which codes for MRLSIKAPAKINLSLDVLYKRPDGYHEVKMVMTTIDLADRIELIPLPEEDVIRIVSQNRFVPDDCRNLAYQAAKLMKETFSIRQGVAISITKHIPVAAGLAGGSSDAAATLRGLNKLWQLGLTVRELAELGAQIGSDVAFCVYGGTAVATGRGEIITPIPSPPPCWVVLAKPPIGVSTADVYRNLQLEHVCHPDVDAMVKAIERQDYEGICRLVGNVLEEVTLKKYPEVAHIKEQMKRFGADAVLMSGSGPTVFGLIEHDSRMQRVYNGLRGFCDQVFAVRLLGERHSLD